Part of the Methanosphaera sp. WGK6 genome is shown below.
TGGCTGAAAGGATGGTTGAACCAAATCCATTAATGGATAATTTGGCAAAAAATCTAAAAAAAATCCAAGAAAAAGCCCAAGAACAAAAATATGGTTCAAGAGGAAAAAGTACATTTAATGATAATCAACCTGTGTCCTATGAAATAGAAGCATTTCCTCCATGTGTTAGAAAATGTATGCAGGGAATTAAAAGTGGAGGGCGTAACGATGCTATAGTATTATTTTTAACACCATTCATATCATATGCACGTTTGTATCCTGGAATATTTTCTGAGGATAAAAATATGAAAATATCTGAAGTAGATCATTCTTTGGATATAACATTAAATGAGGTAATCCCTATGATATATGATGCAGCAGAAGCCTGTAGTCCTCCATTATTTAAGGATCAACCTCAAGAAAAAATAAATATAAATTCAAAGTTAGGTTTTGGGATGCATTCTGATTTAAAAATAGACCATGAAGGTGAAACGCAGTGGTACACACCAATGAGTTGTGAAAAAATTAAATTACACATGTCTAATTTATGTACACCAAATGTGGATTGTAAAAAAATAGGAAATCCTCTAACTTACTACAATCGTAAACGAAAACTAATGAAACGAAATAATAAACATAATAGCTCACAGCAGGTGAATAATAATGGAAATTAAACTACAACCTGCAACAAATTATGAACGTAAAAGATTCTATAAAGAAGAATGGAATGTGAAACAGGTTCCTGATTTTATAATAGATTCATTAACAAGTAGAGAATTTGGATTTGATCATTATGGGCAAGGACCTAATGATAGGTATAAAATATTTCCAGATGCTTTGAGATTAAAACGATTTATGAAAGTAAAACAACCATTTGCAGCATACTGTTCTGTTGCTTTTTATGATAAACCAAAACAAAGAAAAGGATGGAAACAATCTGAATTAGTATTTGATGTTGATGCAAAAGATGTGCCTATAAGAACATGTGATTGTAAAGAAGGAGAAGTATGTGATAAATGTCTAAACCAGGCAAAAGATATAGTTTTAATGATAAAAGATGTGCTTAAAGAAGATTTAGGTTTAAAAAATATAAATATGATTTATTCTGGAAGAGGATATCATGTAAGGGTTCTTGATGAATCTGTAATGACATCTTCCAGTGATCTTAGAGGTCAAATAGTTCAATATGTAATTGGTGCAAAAGAACCCGATTTATCTAATTCAATGGGATTTACTAATTTACAACACTTCATAATACCTTATGGATATTCTAAAAATTTCACAAAATGGTCAAAATACACAATATTACATT
Proteins encoded:
- the priS gene encoding DNA primase catalytic subunit PriS — its product is MEIKLQPATNYERKRFYKEEWNVKQVPDFIIDSLTSREFGFDHYGQGPNDRYKIFPDALRLKRFMKVKQPFAAYCSVAFYDKPKQRKGWKQSELVFDVDAKDVPIRTCDCKEGEVCDKCLNQAKDIVLMIKDVLKEDLGLKNINMIYSGRGYHVRVLDESVMTSSSDLRGQIVQYVIGAKEPDLSNSMGFTNLQHFIIPYGYSKNFTKWSKYTILHLNEKSKLDNVNVKLLKDTLKFRYFLEDDQWGMFRGNIGPIRFNKLISAVARTNMSITDTKVSIDLKRILRLPSTLHSKVSMKSTLIKNIETFDPFDDAVPQFVYERKD